In Luteipulveratus mongoliensis, the DNA window TGCGCCGGGCCGGCGAGGTCCAGCAGGTGAAGCCGCGGCAGCAGCAGGAAGACCACCTTGCTCGTCATGATCTGGTCACGCTATACCAGCTCGGCGACCGTCCGGATCGTCGCGAACCGGCCCGCGAGCGAGTACTCCGTACCGCGTACGACCTCATCGGTCGGCCGGGTCTGCGGGTCCGCGAGGATCTCCTCCAGCGGACGGTCCTTCTTCGCGTCGCGATGCTGGATCGGGAAGGTCGCTGTCGCGTCGATGACGAAGCCGACGTCGTAGCCCAGGTCGGAGGCCACCCGCGTCGTCGTCTCGCAGCACTGCTCGGTCTGGATCCCGCAGATATCGAGGTGCGTGACGCCGTGCCGCGTGAGGAGCTGCTGGAGATTGGTCGAGGTGAAGGCATTGATGGAGGTCTTGCGGACGACCGGCTCGCCCTCACGCGTCTCCAGGCCGTCCATCAGCTCGACGTGTCCGGACTCGGGGTCGAAGGCTCCGCCCGACCCAGGCTCGGTGTGCAGCACCCAGACCACGAGGTCGCCCTTGGCACGCGCCGCCCCCACGAGGGCGGTGACGTCATCGACGATGTCGGGGTTGGAGATGGCCGGCCAGGTCGGCCGCTGAAGGAAGGAGTTCTGGACGTCGATCACGACGAGTGCTGAGGTCATGTCGACCAGCGTCGTCGTACGACGCCGTCCCCACCAGACATCATCCCGTCTGCCACCGGACCGATCTGGTCAATCAGACTCCCGTCACAGCGCGGCCCCGTTCAGGGTCTCGCCCAACTCGCCCAGCGGCGCGAGGCACGATGGGTGGGTGAGCCAGATCGCCGCCCCTCCCCTCCCGTCCGGTCGAGTCGTCACCGATCCCCAGATCGCTATCGGCTATGCCACGGACCAGAGCCTGGGCTCGACCGCGCCCGACAACTTCGTAGTCGTGCGCGCGCGCGACCGGGACGACGTGGTCGCTGTGCTCGAGCATGCGCAGGCGCATCGAATTCCGGTGGTACCACAGGGCGCTCGCACATCGCTGTGTGGCGCGTCGACCGCGCTCGAGGGCGGGATCGTGCTCAATGTCGAGGCGCTGAACCAGGTCGAGGTCAGCACCGCAGAGAGGTACGCCGTCGCCGGCCCGGGCATCGTCACCGCCGACCTCAAGAAGGCCGTCGCCGCGCAGGGTCTCTTCTACCCGCCCGATCCAGCGTCCTCCCCGATGAGCACCATCGGGGGCAACGTCGCGACCAACGCGGGCGGCCTGTGCTGCGTGAAGTACGGCGTCACGGCCGACTACGTCCGTGGGCTCGAGGTCGTGCTTGCCGGCGGCGAGGTGATTCGGACCGGCCGTCGTACGGCGAAGGGTGTCGCGGGTCTGGACCTCACCGGACTCTTCGTCGGGTCGGAGGGCCAGCTCGGTGTCGTCACGGAGGTCGTCGTACGCCTGGTCCCGGCGACCGATCCGCCACTGACCGCGCTGGCGACCTTCACCTCCTTGGACGACGCGGCCAAGGCGCTCGTCGCCCTCCGAGCTGAGCGTCACGGTCCGAATCTCCTTGAGGTGCTTGACCGTTCGTCACTCGTGGCGATTCAGGCGATGGAGGACTTCGGCTTCCCTCAGGACGCCGAAGCCGTGCTGCTCGTCCAGTCGGACCGCCCTGATCACTCGGCCGAGGACGTACAGCGCTATGCCAAGCTGCTCACCACCGCAGGTGCGGAGGACGTCGCAGTGGCCGACGACGCGCAGGAGGCCGACGCGCTGATGGCCGGCCGACGAGCATTGGCGCCCGCGTTGGAGCTCAAGGGGCCGCACTTCATCGAGGACGTCTGCGTGCCGGTTGCCCAGCTGGGCAACCTGATTCGCCAGTCACGCGACATCGGCCGACGCACCGGCGTCGAGGTCGTGCTGTCCGGTCACGGCGGCGACGGCAACCTGCACCCGTGCCTGTTCTTCGACGAGCAGCCGGGCAGCCGCGAGCGCGCCGAGGAGGCGTTCGGGCAGATCGTCGACGCGGCGCTCGACATGGGCGGGACGATCACCGGCGAGCACGGCGTGGGCTCCCTGAAACGGCGTTGGCTCCCCCGCGAGCTGGGCGACGCCGAGCTGGCACGGCAGCGCACGATCAAAGCGATGTTCGACCCGTACGGGATCATGAACCCCGGACGGCCCCTCTAGCCCTCGCGGAGACCAGTCCGACTGAAACGGCTGCGTCGGCGCGAAATCGGCCTAACTTGGAACCTTCGAATCGCAAGATCGACGCGAGGAGCCAGCCGATGACCGTCAAAGCCGGGATGTTCCAGACGCACTGGCGTGGGGACAAGGACAAGATGCTCGACGCCCACGAGGAGATCGCGCACGAGGCAGCCAAGCAGGGCAACCAGGTCCTGTGCTTCCAGGAGCTGTTCATGGGGCCGTTCTTCGCCCAGGTGCAGGACAGCGAGTGGTACTCCTACGCCGAGCAGATCCCGGACGGGCCGATCATCCAGCGGTTCAGCGCGATCGCCAAGGAGACCGGGCAGGTCATGGTGCTGCCGATCTACGAAGAGGTCCAGCCTGGCGTCCTGTTCAACACCGCGGCCGTCATCGACGCGGACGGGAAGTACCTCGGCAAGTACCGCAAGACGCACATCCCCCAGGTCAAAGGCTTCTGGGAGAAGTTCTACTTCCGTCCCGGCGTCAACGACGGCTGGCCGGTCTTCGAGACCGCGGTCGGCAAGGTCGGCGTCTACATCTGCTACGACCGCCACTTCCCCGAGGGCTGGCGTGGACTCGGGCTCGCCGGCGCGGAGATCGTCTTCAACCCGTCGGCCACGTCACGCGGCCTGTCGAAGTACATCTGGGAGATCGAGCAGGTGGCCGCGTCCGTCGCGAACATGTACTACGTCGGCGCCCTCAACCGCGTCGGCATCGAGCCGCTCGGCGACAACGACTTCTACGGCACGTCCTACTTCTCCGACCCACGCGGCAAGTACGTCGGCGAGGTCGCCTCGGACCAGGTCGAGGAGCTGATCATTCGCGACCTCGACCTCGACGTCATCCGTGAGGTGCGCGACCAGTGGGCGTTCTACCGGGACCGCCGGCCCGATACTTACACGGCGCTGACGGACAAGTAGGCCACCGGCCATGGCGACCGAGGTAGCCGTCGAGCCCGCCGAGGGCGGGAGATCGCAGCACGGCCAGACCGAGCACGCCGACGGACGCGTCACCCTGGACGACCGGTCCGCACTGGCGCACTCGCCCTACTCCAACGAGGACCTCGACCCCGTCGAGCTGCCCGACCGGCACTGGAACACCTACAACTACGCCGCGCTCTGGGTCGGGATGAGCCACAACATCCCGTCCTGGCTGCTGGCGTCCGGGCTGATCGCGGCCGGGATGAGCTGGCAGCAGGCGGTCGTCATCATCCTGCTCGCCAACGTCATCGTGCTGATCCCGATCCTGCTCAACGGGCACGGCGGCACCAAGTACGGCATCCCGTTCCCCGTGCTGGCGCGCTCCTCGTTCGGCGTGCTCGGCGCCAACCTGCCCGCGCTGGTCCGAGCGTTCGCGGCCACGTGCTGGTTCGGCGTACAGACCTGGATCGGCGGCGAGGGCATCTTCCTGCTGGCCGGCAAGATGTTCGGCGACAGCTGGGCCAACGCGAGCCACATCGGCGACTTCGCCTGGACGCAGTGGCTGAGCTTCTTCGTCTTCTGGTTGATCGAGATCGCGATCATCGTGCGCGGCATCGAGACCCTGCGACGGTTCGAGAACTGGGCGGCCCCCGTGGTGATGGTCGCCGCCCTGGCCCTGCTGGCGTACGTCTATGTCCAGGCGGACGGCTTCGGCAACATCCTCAGTCAGTCCGGCTCGCTCAAGGGCGATGAGTTCTGGCGGGCGTTCGGGCCTGCGCTGATGGGGATGATCGCGTTCTGGGCGACGCTGTCGCTCAACATCTCCGACTTCACCCGGTTCGGCGGGTCACAGAAGAAGCAGATGCTCGGCCAGACCTACGGCCTGCCGACGACGATGACCGCCTTCGCGGTGATGTCGGTGCTCGTCACGTCGGCTTCCGAGGAGATGTACGGGAAGGCCATCTGGGACCCGATCCAGCTCGCCGCCCGGATCGACAGCTGGGTCGGCACCCTGCTCGCCCTCGCCACGGTGATGATCGCGACCCTGTCGGTCAACATCGCGGCCAACCTGGTGAGCCCGTCGTACGACTTCGCCAATGCCGCTCCGAAATACGTCAACTTCCGCAAGGGCGCGCTGATCACCTGTGTGCTGAGCGTGCTGATCTTCCCGTGGAAGCTCGTGTCGGACCCCAACATCTACATCTTCACCTGGCTCGGCGTCGTCGGCGCAATCCTCGGACCGGTCGCCGGCATCCTGGCCGCGGACTACTGGGTCGTGCGTCGACGGCACATCGTCGTACGCGACCTCTACCGCCGCGAGGGTCTCTACTGGTACTCCGGCGGCTGGAACTGGCGGGCCGTCGTCGCGTTCGGCGTCGCGGCGATCCTGTCCGCGGGCGGCTCGTACTCGAAGGACGGCAAGGGTCCGTTTCCCGAGGACGGGATGATCCCGTTCCTCAAGCCGCTCGCCGACTACGGCTGGCTCGTCGGCCTCGTCTCCGGCGCCGTCATCTACGTCGCCCTCATGAAGGCCGGCAAGGTGCCCGTCGCGTACGACTCGTCGGGCTCTCCCGACGACGCACCGCTCGATGAGAAGGAGGTCACGGCATGAGTACTTTGATCACCGGGGGCAAGGTCGTCTCCGCGCAGGGGGTCGTCGAGGCCGATGTGCTGTACGACGGGGAGACCATCACTGCGGTGCTCGCACCGGGGACCGCACAGGCCATCGGCATCGCACCCGTCCGCACCATCGACGCCACCGGCAAGTACGTCCTGCCCGGAGGCATCGACGTCCACACTCACATGGACATGCCGTTCGGCGGTACGTCCTCGGTCGACGACTTCGAGACCGGCACCCGGGCGGCCGCCTGGGGTGGCACCACGACGATCGTCGACTTCGCCGTGCAGAAGAAGGGCGGCTCGCTGCAGGAGGCGATCGACACCTGGCACGGCAAGGCCGAGGGCAGCGCGTGCATCGACTACGGCCTGCACGCGATCCTCGCCGACGTCAACGACACCTCCCTCAAGGAGATGGACGTCCTGGTCGACCAGGGCATCACGTCGTTCAAGCTGTTCATGGCCTATCCCGGCGTCTTCCTGTCGACCGACAGCGAGATCATGCGAGCCATGCACCGCGCGTCCGACAACGGCGCGACGATCATGATGCACGCCGAGAACGGCACGGCCATCGACGAGATCGTCACCCGCGCGATCGCCGAGGGGCACACCGAGCCGAAGTACCACGGGCTCACCCGACCGGTCGCGCTCGAGCAGGAGGCGGTCAACCGCGCGATCGCGATGGCGACGGTCACCAAGGCACCGCTCTACATCGTCCACCTCTCGAGCACGCCGGCCCTGGAGACGGTCACAGCGGCTCGGGACGCTGGCAAGAACGTCTTCGCGGAGACCTGCCCGCAGTACCTCTTCCTGGACGAATCCGAAATGGCGAGACCGGGATTCGAGGGTGCGAAGTACGTCTGTACGCCGGCCCTCCGTCCCAAGGAACACCAGGCGCAGCTGTGGCGCGGACTGCGTACGAACGACCTGTCAGTCGTCGCGACGGACCACTGCCCGTTCTGCTTCGCCACCGACAAGCAGCTCGGCAAGGACGACTTCCGGGCCATCCCCAACGGGCTGCCCGGTGTCGAGCACCGGATGGACCTGCTGCACCGCGGCGTGACGATGGGCGAGATCTCTCTGGCCCGCTGGGTCGAGATCGCCTCGACGACGCCGGCCCGGATGTTCGGGATGTACCCGAAGAAGGGCGTCATCGCTCCCGGCGCCGATGCCGACATCGTGATCTACGACCCGGAGGCGCAGCAGCACGTGTCCGCGAAGACGCATCACATGAATGTCGACTACTCGGTCTACGAGGGCTGGAACCTCACCGGCAAGGCCGAGACGGTCATCAGCCGCGGCACCGTCGTGCTCGAGAACGACCAGTTCTCAGGCGAACCCGGGCGCGGCCAGTTCGTGAAGCGCTCCCTGTCCCAGTACCTCCTGTGATGGCTGCGGCACCAGGTCTCGATACGGCTCGGCTAGCGCCTCGCCTACTCGACCAGCGGATGAGGTAAGCCATGGACTTCGGAGTAGTACTGCAGACCACGCCCCCGTCGGCGCGGGTTGTCGAGCTGGCCCAGCAGGCCGATCGCTACGGGTTCGACTACGTGTGGACGTTCGACTCACACATCCTGTGGCAGGACCCCTACCCGATCTACTCGCAGATCCTGGACCGCACGCGCAACGTCGTCGTCGGCCCGATGGTCACCAACCCCGCCACCCGGGACTGGACCGTCACGGCGTCGTTGTTCGCCACGCTCAACGAGATGTACGGCAACCGCACCGTCTGCGGGATCGGCCGCGGCGACTCGGCCGTGCGGGTCACCAACGGACGACCGTCCACGCTCGCCACGCTGCGCGAGTCGGTCGGCGTCATCCGAGGGATGGCCAACGGCGAGACGGTCGACTTCAACGGCTCATCGCTGCGCCTCCCGTGGGCCAGCAAGTCCGAGCTCGAGGTCTGGGTGGCGGCGTACGGCCCGAAGGCGCTCGCCCTCACCGGCGAGGTGGCCGACGGCTACATCCTGCAGCTCGGCGACCCACAGATCGCGAAGTGGATGATCGCCGCAGTCCGGGACGCGGCGACCAAGGCCGGACGCGACCCGGACAGCATCACGATGTGCGTGGCTGCCCCGGCCTACGTCACCGACGGCAGCGACGACGCCCTCGCCCACGCTCGCGACCAGTGCCGCTGGTTCGGCGGGATGGTCGGCAACCATGTCGCGGATATCGTTGCCAGATATGGCGATTCGTCCGGAGTGCCGGCCGCTCTTACTGACTACATCGCCGCGCGCAAGGGCTATGACTACAACCAGCACGGTCGTGCCGGCAACACCCACGCGGACTTCGTCCCCGACGAGATCGTCGATCGGTTCTGCCTCATCGGACCTCCCGAGGAGCAGCTCCGCCGACTCGAGGAGTACCGCGCGCTCGGCGTCGACCAGTTCGCGCTCTACCTCCAGCACGACGCCAAGGACGCCACGCTCCGGTCGTACGCCGATGCCGTCCTCCCCGTGATCAACCGGCCTGACGCCGCCAAGTCCTGACCCGAGTCGTACGCTCGAATGCCGGCCATCAAAGGAGATCGCTATGCCAACTCCCATCTCGCACTGGATCTCGGGCAAGTCCGTCGCCGGTACCTCCGGCAACACGGCACCGGTCTACAACCCCGCGACCGGTGAGCAGACCGGCGCAGTCGACCTCGCCTCGGTCGAGGAGGTCAACACCGCCGTCGCCGCAGCCAAGGGTGCGCTCCACGCCTGGTCACGGACGTCGCTCTCGAAGCGGTCCGCGGTGCTGTTCGCCTTCCGCGAGCTGGTGCACCAGCACGTCGACGACCTCGCCGCGATCCTGACGGCCGAGCACGGCAAGGTGCTCGCGGACGCCAAGGGTGAGGTCTCGCGTGGCCTCGAGAACGTCGAGTTCGCCACCGGCATCCCTCAGCTGATGAAGGGCGACTACTCCGAGCACGCCGGCACCGGCGTCGACGTCTACTCGATCCGCCAGCCCGTCGGCGTCGTCGCCGGCATCACCCCGTTCAACTTCCCCGCGATGGTGCCGCTCTGGATGTGCGCCAACGCGATCGCCTGCGGCAACACCTTCGTGCTGAAGCCGAGCGAGAAGGATCCGTCCGCCTCGCTGCTCATCGCCGACCTGTGGAAGCGCGCCGGGCTGCCCGACGGGGTCTTCAATGTGGTGCACGGCGACAAGCTCTCGGTCGACACACTGCTCGACCACCCGGACGTCGCGGCCCTGAGCTTTGTCGGCTCCACCCCGATCGCGAAGTACATCTACGAGCGCGGCACGGCCAACGGCAAGCGCGTCCAGGCTCTCGGCGGCGCCAAGAACCACATGGTCGTCCTCCCCGATGCCGATATCGACCTGGCCGCCGACTCCGCCGTGTCCGCCGCGTACGGCGCCGCGGGCGAGCGCTGCATGGCCATCTCCGTGTGCGTGACCGTCGGCGACGTTGCTGACGATCTGGTGCCGGCCATCTCAAAACGGTTGCCATCATTGAGGATTGGCGATGGCTCCAAGGATGGCAACGAGATGGGTCCGCTCATCACCGCCGAGCACCGCGACAAGGTGGCGTCCTACATCGACGCCGGCGAGAAGGCCGGAGCGACGGTCACCGTCGACGGTCGTACGGCGGAGGTCCCCGAGGAAGGCTTCTTCCTGGGCACCACGCTCCTGGACAACGTCACCCCGGAGATGACGGTCTACACCGACGAGATCTTCGGCCCCGTGCTGTCCGTCGTCCGCTGCGAGACCTTCGACGAAGCGCTCCAGCTCGTCAACGACAACCCGTACGCCAACGGGACCGCGATCTTCACCCGCGACGGTGGGGCGGCGCGCGAGTTCCAGTCCGAGGTGCAGGTCGGCATGGTCGGTATCAACGTGCCCATCCCGGTGCCGGTGGCCTACTACTCCTTCGGCGGCTGGAAGGACTCGCTCTTCGGCGACACCCACATGTACGGCCCCGAGGGCATCGCCTTCTACACCAGAGGCAAGGTGGTCACCTCACGCTGGCCCGACCCGGCGACGTCCTCGGTCGACCTCGGCTTCCCCACCAACCGATGAGCGCCGGGGCACCGTCCACCTGGGCCTTGTGAATCAGGTGGTACCCGCAGTGCTGATGCCGAGTGCATCGCCGGCCTTGGCCACAGCGTCCTGCGTCGCGCCGTCGATGTCCTCCGGGAACGCCCCGAGGAAGTCGATGCTCACGACCACATCGCCGACGCCGGTCCGGACGGTCGTTACTTCCACACCTTCAAGGGATCCCGACGAGGCGGTCAGGCGGACGGCCACTGCTCCTCGCCCCGCGTCAGGCGGGCTCACCGCGCGTACCTGCATCACTGAGCTGCCCTCGCCCGGAGTGGAGACCTTCACCGAAGGGCAGCTCGCGACCGCCGACTTCAGCCGATGGAGCAACGCAGCAACCTTGTTCGCGCTCCCCAGGGCGTCGATCTCCTCGTTGATGTACGGGCCGTCCTGCCCAGCGGAGAAGGCGGCGGCCGAGGAGCCGGTCGCGCCAGGTGCGGCAGCGCTGTTGCTCAGTCTGACGAAGTCGGCACAGCCCGGGCGGGATGACGAGTACACGCCTTCGTCATCGGATCCGGCGTCGGGCTCGACGGCGAACCCCGGTGGCATGTCTTCCAGGGCCAGCAACGCAGACTTCAGGTCTTCGGGACTCCGGGTCGCTCCCGCGTCGGACGCGGAGCTCGACCCCGAGGACGGGGAGGACGGCGCGCTCGAGGCGCTGGTCATCGAGCCCGTGGAGGAGGTCGCAGATGAACTGGTCGACGGTGACGTCGACGATGTGGCCGCCGTTGAGCCAGGTTGGTCGGAGCAGCCTGCAAGAACGACGGCGGTCGCGCAACCAGCAACCAGAAGGACGGTCCGCTTCACATCCGGAACGTACCCGAGTTTGCATCGATCCGGCACTGGCACAGGGCCGTAGGAGGACATCATGAGCGAATCACTCTCAGGCGAGCAGGTTGTCGACCTCGACGATGCGCACGTCTTCCACTCCTGGTCAGCCCAGGCGAACCGCAACCCGATCGCGATCGAGAAGGCGGCGGGCTCGTACTTCTGGGACTACGACGGCAAGCGCTACCTCGACTTCAGCTCGCAGCTGGTCAACCTCAACCTGGGTCATCAGCACCCCACGATGGTCGAGGCGATCAAGCGGCAGGCCGAGATCCTGTGCACCGTCGCGCCACCGATCGCCAACGCAGCCCGCAGCGAGCTCGCCCGTCGCATCTCGGAGGTCGCACCAGCTGCGCTCAACAAGGTGTTCTTCACCAACGGCGGCGCCGAGGCCAACGAGAACGCCGTCCGGCTCGCGCGGCTGCACACCGGACGCCAGAAGGTCATGGCCGCCTACCGCAGCTATCACGGCGCGACGGCCGGGGCGATCGCGCTCACCGGCGACCCGCGCCGCTGGCCCAACGAGCCGGGTGTCGGTTCGACGGTCCGCTACTGGGGCCCCTACCCCTACCGCAGCGCCTTCCACTCCGACTCGCCCGAGCAGGAGACCGAGCGAGCGCTGCAGCACCTGCGCGACCTGATCGCCTTTGAGGGACCACAGACCATCGCCGCGATCGTGCTCGAGACGGTCGTCGGCACCAACGGCATCCTTGTGCCGACGGACGGCTACCTGGCCGGCGTTCGTGAGCTGTGCAACGAGCACGGCATCGTGATGATCGCCGATGAGGTGATGAGTGGGTTCGGGCGCTGCGGCGAGTGGTTCGCGGTGGACCACTGGGGTGTCGAGCCCGACCTGATCACCTTCGCCAAGGGCATCAACTCCGGCTACGTCCCGCTCGGTGGCGTGGTCATCTCCGACGAGATCGCGGCGACGTTCGCGACCCGACCGTTCCCTGGCGGGCTGACCTACTCAGGGCACCCGCTCGCCTGCGCGACCGGTATCGCCTCGATGGACATCTTCGTCGAGGAGAACGTGCTGGACGGCGTCCGGTCGCTGGCCACCGACGTCTTCGCGCCTGGGCTGGCCGAGCTGGCGGACAAGCACCCGTCGGTCGGCGAGGTGCGCGGGCTCGGCGCGTTCTGGGCGCTCGAGCTGGTCAAGGACAAGCAGACCCGCGAGCCGCTGGTGCCGTACAACGCGTCCGGGGCGGACGCGGCACCGATGGGTGCGTTCGCGAAGGCGTGCAAGGACGGCGGGCTGTTCCCGTTCGTGCACTTCAACCGCACCCACGTCGTGCCGCCCTGCACCATCACGCCGGCGGAGGCCAAGGAAGGGCTCGCCATCCTCGACGAGGCCTTGAGCACCGCCGACACGTTCTGCTCGTGAGTTCAGGCTGCAGCTGAACCTCAGCCGCGGTGTGCCTGACCCACCATCTGGTGAATCTGGCGCAGGTGCTCGACACCGTTGCCCTTGGCGAGCGAGTCCGGGCTGACCGTGCCACCAAGGGCGAGCATCGGGTTGAAGTAGTAGATCTCGCCCTCAGCCAGCGGACCGAGCTTTTGGCGAGCCCCACCGCGCGGACCCTCGAGGTCGGCCACGTGCGACGTGCCACCGGCGAGGTGGCCGTTGAAGAACTCGTTGACGTCACGGGTGACGACAGTGTTGCTCTGGAAGTGCGGGTCGAGGCACTGGATCCGGTCCTGCCCGTCCGCCTTGTCGTAGTGGTAGATGTGCCCGAAGCTGGTGACGGCGACTGGTACCGACCGCACACCTGACCCGAGCCAGGTCTGCAGCACACCGATCCACTGACCGGGGTCGACGATCGCGACCCGCTGCTCGCCGTAGAAGCCGATGCCGCGGTCACGCCAGAGGCCGATCAGCGCCCCGGGGACACGACCCTCGGCGTAGGACAAGAACTCCTGGCTCGGTCGTGCCACATCGGCGTCGGGCGGAAGCGCCGTCACAAAGCCCTGGAGTGCGGTCGGCGCGGGCGCCTGCTGGCCCCACTGCTGGCCGTACGACGACGGAGCGCCCTCGGGCTGCCCGCCTCCGGGATGCGCTGCCTGCGGCGCGTAACCGCCGTACTGCTCGCTCATCGTTCCTCCTAGAGGGAGCTCGGCCATACCTGTCTTGCCCCGACGTTACTCGACGCGCCCGGGTACGCCATCTCCACGGCCGGTGTGGCGACGCCGCGCCTATACCCCACAACCCGGCCTACCGTGTGCAGATGCCCCAGATTCAGGCTCAGGTCATCGTCGCGGTACCGCCGGCCACCGCCTTCGCGGTGTCGCAGACCACTGGTGCCGTACGCCTCCGCTGGGACCCGTTCATCCATCACCAGGAGCTGCTCGACGATGCGGTCAAGCCGGGCAAGGGCGTCCGTACCCTCACCCGCTCGCGGCACGGCCTGCGCATGGTCAGCCAGTACGTGTCGTACCGACCGCCGAGGTCCGTCGGCATGACGATGGTCGAGGGACCGTGGTTCTTCCGCACCTTCGGCGGTGGGTGGCGGTTCGAGGAGCTCGAGGACGGCAGCACCCGAGCGACCTGGAAGTACACGTTCACCTGCCGACCGGACCTCCTGCGGCCGGTGGCGGAGGCCATCGGCCGTCGGGTCCTGCAGCGCGACATCGACCGTCGCATCGCCGCGTTCGCCGTGGCCTGCACCAGGCCCGATGTCGTCCAGGCTGCGACCGGCGGGAGCGCGCCGAAACCCGGGTGAGGACAGCCCTGACGATCTGGGACGATGTCCGGCATGACTGACGCACCTGAGCCGCGCAATGCGCGGGTCCCGGACAAGCCCACCGTCGATGGACTTGAGGACCGCTGGGGTGCCGTATGGACCGAGCAGAAGACCTACGCGTTCGACCGTGCGCGCGCGCTGAGCCTGCCACGAGAGCAGGTCTTCTCGATCGACACTCCCCCGCCGACCGCATCCGGTTCGCTGCACGTCGGGCACGTGTTCGGCTACACCCACACCGACTGCATGGCGCGCTACCAGCGGATGCAGGGCAAAGAGGTCTACTACCCGCTCGGCTGGGACGACAACGGCCTGCCGACCGAGCGGCGCGTGCAGAACTACTACGGCGTGCGCGGTGACCACGGCACGCCCTACGACCCGGACTTCACCCCGCCGCTGAAGGGCGCCGAGGGAAAGTCGGTCAAGGCCGCTGACCAGGTGCCCGTCAGCCGCGCCAACTTCATCCCGCTGTGCGAAGAGCTCACGGTGGAGGACGAGAAGACCTTCGAGTCACTGTTCCGTCGACTCGGAGTCTCGGTCGACTGGGACCAGACCTACCGCACGATCGACGAACGGTCCCGAGCGGTGGCCCAGCAGGCGTTCCTGCGCAACGTGGAGCGCGGCGAGGCGTACCAGGCCGAGGCGCCCGGGCTGTGGGACGTCACGTTCCAGTCCGCGGTGGCGCAGGCCGAGCTCGAGGCGCGCGACTACCCCGGTGCCTTCCACAAGGTCAGCTTCCACAAGCCTGACGGCGGCACCGTGGAGATCGAGACCACTCGTCCCGAGCTCATCCCCGCCGCCGTCGCCCTCATCGCCCACCCCGACGACGAGCGGTACGCCGCCCTGTTCGGTACGACGGTCACCTCACCTCTGTTCGGGGTCGAGATCCCGGTGGTGGCCCACCAGCTGGCCGAGCCCGACAAGGGCGCGGGCATCGCGATGTGCTGCACGTTCGGTGACCTCACCGACGTGATCTGGTGGCGCGAGCTGCAGCTGCCGATCCGTTCGGTCATCACCCGCAACGGCCGCATCCAGGCCGAGACGCCCGAGTGGGTCGCCGGAGGTCCGGGTGAGTCGCTCTACGCCGAGCAGCTCGCGACCAAGACCGTGCACACCGCGCGTGAGGCCGTCGTGGCCGCTCTGCGCGAGTCGGGTGACCTGATCGGTGAGCCGGTCAAGACCCAGCGCAAGGCCAACTTCTTCGAGAAGGGTGACAAGCCGCTGGAGATCGTCACCAGCCGGCAGTGGTACATCCGCAACGGTGGCCGCAGCGCAGAACTCCGTGCTGCGCTCATTGCCCGCGGTGAGGAGATCGAGTTCCACCCGGCGTTCATGCGCAGCCGCTACGCCAACTGGATCAGTGGCCTCAACGGCGACTGGCTGATCAGCCGGCAGCGGTTCTTCGGCGTGCCCTTCCCGGTCTGGTACCCACTGGACGCCGACG includes these proteins:
- a CDS encoding cysteine hydrolase family protein, with translation MTSALVVIDVQNSFLQRPTWPAISNPDIVDDVTALVGAARAKGDLVVWVLHTEPGSGGAFDPESGHVELMDGLETREGEPVVRKTSINAFTSTNLQQLLTRHGVTHLDICGIQTEQCCETTTRVASDLGYDVGFVIDATATFPIQHRDAKKDRPLEEILADPQTRPTDEVVRGTEYSLAGRFATIRTVAELV
- a CDS encoding FAD-binding oxidoreductase, with translation MSQIAAPPLPSGRVVTDPQIAIGYATDQSLGSTAPDNFVVVRARDRDDVVAVLEHAQAHRIPVVPQGARTSLCGASTALEGGIVLNVEALNQVEVSTAERYAVAGPGIVTADLKKAVAAQGLFYPPDPASSPMSTIGGNVATNAGGLCCVKYGVTADYVRGLEVVLAGGEVIRTGRRTAKGVAGLDLTGLFVGSEGQLGVVTEVVVRLVPATDPPLTALATFTSLDDAAKALVALRAERHGPNLLEVLDRSSLVAIQAMEDFGFPQDAEAVLLVQSDRPDHSAEDVQRYAKLLTTAGAEDVAVADDAQEADALMAGRRALAPALELKGPHFIEDVCVPVAQLGNLIRQSRDIGRRTGVEVVLSGHGGDGNLHPCLFFDEQPGSRERAEEAFGQIVDAALDMGGTITGEHGVGSLKRRWLPRELGDAELARQRTIKAMFDPYGIMNPGRPL
- a CDS encoding nitrilase-related carbon-nitrogen hydrolase, whose product is MTVKAGMFQTHWRGDKDKMLDAHEEIAHEAAKQGNQVLCFQELFMGPFFAQVQDSEWYSYAEQIPDGPIIQRFSAIAKETGQVMVLPIYEEVQPGVLFNTAAVIDADGKYLGKYRKTHIPQVKGFWEKFYFRPGVNDGWPVFETAVGKVGVYICYDRHFPEGWRGLGLAGAEIVFNPSATSRGLSKYIWEIEQVAASVANMYYVGALNRVGIEPLGDNDFYGTSYFSDPRGKYVGEVASDQVEELIIRDLDLDVIREVRDQWAFYRDRRPDTYTALTDK
- the hydA gene encoding dihydropyrimidinase; this translates as MSTLITGGKVVSAQGVVEADVLYDGETITAVLAPGTAQAIGIAPVRTIDATGKYVLPGGIDVHTHMDMPFGGTSSVDDFETGTRAAAWGGTTTIVDFAVQKKGGSLQEAIDTWHGKAEGSACIDYGLHAILADVNDTSLKEMDVLVDQGITSFKLFMAYPGVFLSTDSEIMRAMHRASDNGATIMMHAENGTAIDEIVTRAIAEGHTEPKYHGLTRPVALEQEAVNRAIAMATVTKAPLYIVHLSSTPALETVTAARDAGKNVFAETCPQYLFLDESEMARPGFEGAKYVCTPALRPKEHQAQLWRGLRTNDLSVVATDHCPFCFATDKQLGKDDFRAIPNGLPGVEHRMDLLHRGVTMGEISLARWVEIASTTPARMFGMYPKKGVIAPGADADIVIYDPEAQQHVSAKTHHMNVDYSVYEGWNLTGKAETVISRGTVVLENDQFSGEPGRGQFVKRSLSQYLL
- a CDS encoding NCS1 family nucleobase:cation symporter-1; this translates as MATEVAVEPAEGGRSQHGQTEHADGRVTLDDRSALAHSPYSNEDLDPVELPDRHWNTYNYAALWVGMSHNIPSWLLASGLIAAGMSWQQAVVIILLANVIVLIPILLNGHGGTKYGIPFPVLARSSFGVLGANLPALVRAFAATCWFGVQTWIGGEGIFLLAGKMFGDSWANASHIGDFAWTQWLSFFVFWLIEIAIIVRGIETLRRFENWAAPVVMVAALALLAYVYVQADGFGNILSQSGSLKGDEFWRAFGPALMGMIAFWATLSLNISDFTRFGGSQKKQMLGQTYGLPTTMTAFAVMSVLVTSASEEMYGKAIWDPIQLAARIDSWVGTLLALATVMIATLSVNIAANLVSPSYDFANAAPKYVNFRKGALITCVLSVLIFPWKLVSDPNIYIFTWLGVVGAILGPVAGILAADYWVVRRRHIVVRDLYRREGLYWYSGGWNWRAVVAFGVAAILSAGGSYSKDGKGPFPEDGMIPFLKPLADYGWLVGLVSGAVIYVALMKAGKVPVAYDSSGSPDDAPLDEKEVTA